In Oleiharenicola lentus, the following are encoded in one genomic region:
- the mce gene encoding methylmalonyl-CoA epimerase: MIQAIDHLGIAVRSLDEAIPLYEKALGLTCLGREEVASQKVRTAFFDAGGVHLELLEPTAPESPIAKFLAEKGEGVHHVAFRTDDIGAQLKQAADAGVRLIHEKPFEGAAGKLVAFLHPKSTRGVLTELCALKPEAVAH, from the coding sequence ATGATCCAAGCCATTGACCACCTCGGCATCGCGGTCCGCTCGCTCGACGAGGCGATTCCGCTCTACGAAAAAGCCCTCGGACTCACCTGCCTCGGGCGGGAGGAAGTTGCCTCGCAGAAAGTGCGCACGGCGTTCTTCGACGCCGGCGGGGTGCATCTGGAGCTCCTCGAACCCACGGCGCCCGAGAGCCCGATCGCCAAGTTCCTCGCGGAAAAGGGCGAAGGCGTTCATCACGTCGCTTTCCGCACCGATGACATCGGGGCGCAGCTCAAGCAGGCCGCCGATGCCGGCGTGCGCCTGATCCACGAGAAACCCTTTGAGGGCGCGGCCGGCAAGCTCGTCGCCTTCCTGCATCCAAAATCCACGCGCGGCGTGCTCACCGAGCTCTGCGCCCTGAAGCCCGAGGCCGTCGCCCACTAA
- the meaB gene encoding methylmalonyl Co-A mutase-associated GTPase MeaB, giving the protein MKPDSYQPDWVPPEGGEGFATRIVPGTPAGASVARVKVAAPEIGLAELAKRILAGDRVALARGITLVESRSAAHREAAEELLALVNDRAGAALRIGITGVPGAGKSTFIEALGLQLCEDGWQVAVLSVDPSSPVTGGSILGDKTRMERLSRHPAAFIRPSPSGCELGGVARRTRETIALCEAAGFDTVLVETVGVGQSEVLVRDMVDCFLVLLIAGAGDELQGMKKGIIELADLLVVNKADGDNRARAEAARLEFTRALQYLAGKEGAWQPPVLACSAQTGEGVGAVWDTVEQFIAQARGRGDFEVRRGTQQLTWLQTQIEEGLKELMLADPAVRAEQAEVVRRVAAGSLSPTAGARRLLAKIAKK; this is encoded by the coding sequence GTGAAACCTGATTCCTACCAACCCGACTGGGTGCCGCCGGAGGGCGGCGAGGGCTTCGCCACGCGGATCGTGCCAGGCACTCCCGCCGGAGCCTCGGTCGCGCGCGTGAAGGTGGCCGCGCCGGAGATAGGCCTGGCGGAACTGGCCAAGCGCATTCTGGCCGGGGATCGGGTGGCACTCGCTCGTGGCATCACTCTCGTGGAAAGCCGCTCGGCCGCGCACCGGGAGGCGGCGGAAGAGTTGCTCGCGTTGGTCAACGACCGGGCCGGCGCCGCGCTGCGCATCGGCATCACCGGCGTGCCGGGCGCAGGGAAAAGCACATTCATCGAGGCGCTCGGCCTGCAACTATGTGAAGACGGCTGGCAGGTGGCCGTGCTGAGCGTGGATCCGAGCAGTCCGGTGACAGGCGGCAGCATCCTCGGCGACAAAACGCGCATGGAGCGGCTGTCGCGTCATCCGGCGGCGTTCATCCGGCCCTCGCCGAGCGGCTGCGAACTCGGGGGCGTGGCCCGACGGACGCGCGAGACGATTGCGCTGTGCGAGGCGGCGGGCTTCGACACCGTGTTGGTGGAGACCGTCGGGGTGGGGCAGAGCGAGGTGCTCGTGCGCGACATGGTGGACTGTTTTCTCGTGCTCCTGATCGCCGGGGCGGGCGATGAGCTGCAGGGCATGAAGAAGGGCATCATTGAACTCGCGGACCTGCTGGTGGTGAACAAGGCCGACGGAGACAACCGCGCGCGCGCCGAGGCGGCGCGGCTGGAATTTACCCGGGCGCTGCAGTACCTTGCGGGCAAGGAGGGGGCATGGCAGCCGCCGGTGCTGGCCTGTTCTGCGCAAACCGGAGAGGGCGTGGGCGCCGTGTGGGACACGGTCGAGCAATTCATTGCGCAGGCGCGGGGGAGGGGAGACTTTGAGGTGCGGCGCGGCACGCAGCAGTTGACGTGGCTGCAGACACAGATCGAGGAAGGGCTGAAGGAGCTGATGCTCGCCGATCCGGCGGTGCGAGCCGAGCAGGCGGAAGTGGTGCGCCGGGTGGCGGCGGGTTCGCTTTCACCCACGGCCGGAGCGCGGCGCTTGCTGGCGAAGATCGCGAAGAAGTGA
- the scpA gene encoding methylmalonyl-CoA mutase, protein MKFPDYTQVPFETVPAPGSASAWRKLARSAHGGPDTVGEWQTLEQIGVKPVYGPADLADATHLDYTAGIAPFLRGPYATMYVQKPWTIRQYAGFSTATESNAFYKRNLAAGQMGLSVAFDLATHRGYDSDHPRVVGDVGKAGVAVDSVLDMQALFSGIPLDRISVSMTMNGAVLPVLAFYIVAALEQGAKLEQLSGTIQNDILKEYMVRNTYIYPPTPSMRIIADIFAFTSKNMPKFNSISISGYHMQEAGATADLELAYTLADGLEYLRTGLKAGMAIDEFAPRLSFFWAQGKNPFMEIAKMRAGRLLWAKLVKQFNPKNPKSMALRTHSQTSGWSLTEQDPFNNVARTCVEAMAAVLGHTQSLHTNSLDEAIALPTDFSARIARNTQLFLQAESGICSVVDPWGGSYYVERLTHELAHKAWAHIEEVEKLGGMAKAIETGVPKLRIEEAAARRQAQIDSGAETIVGVNKYQLEKEAPMEILEVDNTAVREAQIKQLQQLKANRDNAKVRQTLDALAESARTGEGNLLALSVEAAKARATLGEISDALEKHFGRYQAQIRSVAGVYRSAYTGRDDVAKVRAQTDAFAEREGRRPRILIAKLGQDGHDRGAKVVATAMADMGFDVDIGPLFQTPEEAARMAVENDVHVVAMSSLAAGHKTLLPQLVGELEKQGRGDILVVCGGVIPAQDYAFLQDNGAAAVFGPGTPIPQSAAQVLERLGVAPVT, encoded by the coding sequence ATGAAATTCCCCGACTACACCCAGGTTCCCTTCGAAACCGTCCCGGCCCCCGGCAGCGCCTCGGCCTGGCGCAAGCTCGCCCGCAGCGCGCACGGCGGCCCGGATACTGTCGGCGAGTGGCAGACGCTTGAGCAGATCGGCGTGAAGCCCGTCTATGGGCCGGCCGACCTCGCCGACGCGACGCACCTCGACTACACGGCGGGCATCGCGCCTTTCCTGCGCGGGCCCTATGCGACGATGTATGTGCAGAAGCCGTGGACGATCCGCCAATACGCGGGGTTCTCGACCGCGACCGAGTCCAACGCCTTCTACAAGCGGAACCTCGCGGCCGGGCAGATGGGCCTGTCGGTGGCCTTCGATCTCGCCACGCACCGCGGCTACGACAGCGACCACCCGCGCGTGGTGGGCGACGTGGGCAAGGCCGGCGTGGCCGTGGACAGCGTGCTCGACATGCAGGCGCTCTTCAGCGGCATCCCGCTCGACCGCATCAGCGTCTCGATGACGATGAACGGCGCGGTGCTGCCGGTGCTGGCGTTCTACATCGTGGCGGCGCTGGAGCAGGGCGCGAAGCTCGAGCAGCTGTCCGGGACGATCCAGAACGACATCCTGAAGGAATACATGGTGCGGAACACCTACATCTATCCGCCCACGCCCTCGATGCGGATCATCGCAGACATCTTCGCGTTCACGTCGAAGAACATGCCGAAGTTCAATTCAATCTCGATCTCCGGCTATCACATGCAGGAGGCAGGCGCCACGGCCGACCTCGAGCTGGCCTACACGCTGGCCGACGGCCTCGAATACCTGCGCACCGGCCTGAAAGCCGGGATGGCGATCGACGAGTTCGCGCCGCGCCTCTCGTTCTTCTGGGCGCAAGGCAAGAACCCGTTCATGGAGATCGCCAAGATGCGCGCCGGCCGCCTGTTGTGGGCGAAGCTTGTGAAGCAGTTCAACCCGAAGAACCCGAAGTCCATGGCGCTGCGCACGCACTCTCAGACCTCGGGCTGGTCGCTCACCGAGCAGGACCCGTTCAACAACGTCGCGCGGACCTGCGTCGAGGCCATGGCCGCCGTGCTCGGCCACACGCAGAGCCTGCACACCAACTCGCTCGACGAGGCCATCGCGCTGCCGACGGATTTCTCCGCCCGCATCGCGCGAAACACCCAACTCTTCCTCCAGGCCGAGAGCGGGATCTGCTCCGTGGTCGATCCCTGGGGCGGTTCCTACTACGTCGAGCGGCTCACCCACGAGCTCGCGCACAAGGCCTGGGCACACATCGAGGAGGTCGAGAAACTCGGCGGCATGGCCAAAGCCATCGAAACCGGCGTGCCCAAGCTCCGCATCGAGGAAGCCGCGGCCCGCCGCCAGGCGCAGATCGATTCCGGCGCCGAGACGATAGTCGGCGTGAACAAATACCAGCTGGAGAAGGAGGCCCCCATGGAAATCCTGGAAGTGGACAACACCGCCGTGCGCGAGGCACAGATCAAGCAGCTGCAGCAGCTCAAGGCCAACCGCGACAACGCCAAGGTCCGCCAGACGCTCGACGCGCTGGCCGAGAGCGCGCGCACCGGCGAGGGCAACCTCCTCGCGCTCAGTGTCGAGGCCGCCAAGGCCCGCGCCACGCTCGGCGAAATCTCCGACGCGCTGGAAAAACACTTTGGCCGTTATCAGGCGCAGATCCGCTCGGTGGCAGGGGTCTATCGTTCGGCCTACACCGGCCGCGACGACGTCGCCAAGGTGCGTGCCCAGACCGATGCCTTTGCCGAACGCGAGGGCCGGCGCCCGCGCATCCTCATCGCCAAGCTCGGTCAGGACGGTCACGACCGCGGCGCCAAGGTCGTCGCCACCGCCATGGCCGACATGGGTTTCGACGTGGACATCGGCCCGCTCTTCCAAACGCCCGAGGAGGCGGCCCGCATGGCGGTCGAGAACGATGTGCATGTGGTCGCCATGAGTTCGCTGGCCGCCGGCCACAAGACGCTGCTCCCGCAGCTCGTGGGCGAGCTGGAGAAACAGGGCCGCGGCGACATCCTCGTCGTGTGCGGCGGTGTCATTCCCGCGCAGGACTACGCGTTCCTGCAGGATAACGGCGCCGCGGCCGTCTTCGGTCCCGGCACGCCCATTCCCCAATCGGCCGCGCAGGTGCTGGAAAGACTCGGCGTGGCCCCGGTGACCTGA
- a CDS encoding methylmalonyl-CoA mutase family protein: MKTTATPNLFAEFPPPAPTDWRKVAEESLEGAPFEKKLVTRTPEGIDLQPIYTRADAGVAAGEWPGLPPYGRGADALGARAHGWQICQELPYGTPPEFNAALLQDLNRGQNSVNLLLDIATRLGLDPDEARAGEVGGCGLSLATLDDFARALRGVDLSAVPVHVPAGISALPLTAMFASAMIEQGKKPTDLRGGVLADPFSEWLGRGTLPAGLQAAYDDMAVLTEWATRTGSPLRTVGVAANHWADAGGSAVHELAFGLATGVDYLRALTDRHILPGRAAPSFLFTFSSGSNFFMEVAKFRAARLLWERAVTAAGAPAEAGRLVFHARTSLWNKTVLDAHVNLLRTTTEAFAAVIGGCESLHVAPFDECFRVPDDFSRRLARNIQVILAEECGLGRVVDPAGGSWYVEALTRQLAAKAWALFQDVEKRGGMAAAIRTGFPQGIVDQVAAERLAAVESRRDGIIGTNLHPNLKEKPAAAELPDYGALASRRARQVCAYRMATAPERDAEVMGRLADLLGATPATVMKRLIEAFGCGATLGEVGKVLRAGAVEEPPVARLRIRRRAEPFERLRQRADAHLMRTGARPKVFLANLGPRKQHAGRADFSTGFFAAGGFEVVSNKGFETPAAAAAAARESGAPIVVICSTDDTYPALVPPLAGELKAGPNPPTVVLAGLPATPALQEQFRTAGVDEFIHLRANCAQLLGRFQDKLGL, translated from the coding sequence ATGAAAACCACCGCCACGCCGAATCTCTTTGCCGAGTTTCCGCCGCCTGCGCCGACCGACTGGCGCAAGGTCGCGGAGGAATCGCTGGAGGGCGCGCCGTTCGAGAAGAAGCTCGTGACGCGCACCCCCGAGGGCATCGACCTTCAGCCGATCTACACGCGCGCCGATGCCGGCGTCGCCGCCGGCGAATGGCCGGGCCTGCCGCCCTATGGTCGCGGGGCCGACGCCCTCGGCGCCCGGGCGCACGGCTGGCAGATTTGCCAGGAACTGCCCTATGGCACGCCGCCGGAGTTCAACGCCGCACTGTTGCAGGACCTCAACCGCGGGCAGAATTCCGTCAACCTGCTCCTCGACATTGCCACGCGCCTCGGGCTCGACCCCGACGAGGCCCGGGCCGGCGAAGTCGGCGGCTGCGGGCTGTCGCTCGCGACGCTCGATGATTTCGCCCGCGCGCTGCGTGGCGTGGACCTCTCGGCCGTGCCCGTCCATGTGCCCGCCGGCATTTCTGCACTCCCGCTCACGGCGATGTTCGCCTCGGCGATGATCGAGCAGGGCAAGAAACCGACGGACCTGCGCGGCGGTGTGCTCGCCGACCCGTTCTCCGAGTGGCTCGGCCGCGGCACGCTGCCCGCGGGCTTGCAGGCCGCTTACGACGACATGGCCGTGCTCACCGAGTGGGCCACGCGCACCGGTTCGCCGCTGCGCACGGTCGGCGTCGCCGCCAACCACTGGGCCGACGCCGGCGGTTCCGCCGTGCACGAGCTGGCCTTCGGCCTGGCCACGGGCGTGGATTACCTGCGCGCGCTGACCGACCGGCACATCCTGCCCGGGCGCGCCGCGCCGTCCTTCCTCTTCACGTTCTCGAGCGGTTCGAACTTCTTCATGGAGGTCGCCAAGTTCCGGGCCGCGCGCCTGCTCTGGGAACGGGCGGTCACCGCCGCCGGCGCTCCGGCCGAGGCCGGCCGGCTGGTCTTCCATGCGCGCACCTCGCTCTGGAACAAGACCGTGCTCGACGCCCACGTGAACCTTCTCCGCACGACCACCGAGGCATTCGCCGCGGTCATCGGCGGTTGCGAGAGCCTGCATGTGGCGCCCTTCGACGAGTGTTTCCGCGTGCCCGACGATTTCTCGCGCCGCCTCGCCCGCAACATCCAGGTGATCCTGGCCGAGGAGTGCGGGCTGGGCCGCGTGGTTGATCCCGCCGGCGGCTCCTGGTATGTCGAGGCACTCACGCGTCAGCTCGCCGCCAAGGCCTGGGCGCTGTTTCAAGACGTGGAGAAGCGCGGCGGGATGGCCGCGGCCATCCGCACGGGATTCCCCCAGGGCATCGTGGACCAGGTTGCCGCCGAGCGCCTCGCCGCGGTCGAGTCACGTCGCGATGGCATCATCGGCACGAACCTCCACCCGAACCTCAAGGAGAAGCCCGCTGCCGCCGAGTTGCCCGACTACGGCGCACTGGCCTCGCGCCGCGCCCGGCAGGTCTGCGCCTATCGCATGGCGACCGCGCCGGAGCGCGACGCCGAGGTCATGGGCCGCCTGGCCGATCTGCTTGGCGCCACCCCCGCGACCGTCATGAAGCGTCTGATCGAGGCCTTTGGCTGCGGCGCCACCCTCGGCGAAGTGGGCAAGGTCCTCCGCGCCGGGGCCGTCGAGGAGCCGCCGGTCGCGCGTCTGCGCATCCGGCGCCGCGCCGAGCCCTTCGAGCGGCTGCGCCAGCGCGCCGACGCCCATCTTATGCGCACGGGCGCCCGGCCCAAGGTGTTTCTCGCCAACCTCGGCCCGCGCAAGCAGCACGCCGGCCGCGCCGACTTCTCCACCGGGTTCTTCGCCGCCGGCGGTTTTGAGGTCGTGTCGAACAAGGGCTTTGAGACTCCGGCCGCCGCCGCGGCCGCGGCACGCGAATCCGGCGCGCCCATCGTGGTGATCTGCTCGACCGACGACACCTATCCGGCCCTCGTGCCGCCGCTCGCCGGCGAACTGAAGGCCGGTCCCAACCCGCCGACCGTCGTGCTCGCCGGTCTGCCCGCGACGCCCGCGTTGCAGGAGCAGTTCCGCACCGCCGGCGTGGACGAGTTCATCCACCTCCGCGCCAACTGCGCGCAACTGCTCGGCCGCTTCCAGGACAAACTCGGCCTCTGA
- a CDS encoding pyruvate carboxylase subunit B gives MKPVLFNNTVLRDGHQSLAATRMTTEQMLPAAPTLDALGFGALETWGGATIDSCLRFLKENPFTRLDRLKAAAPKTPQMMLLRGQNLVQYTSFPDDVVEAFVRCTAAHGLDVFRIFDALNDARNLRTPIRAVKAAGRHAQGAICYTTSPVHTPERLAAFADELVELGVDSICIKDMAGLIPPRIAYDLVKAIKARHALPVVLHSHDTAGLAGASYYAAIEAGVDTVETSIAPFANGTGQPDTVRMLAMLAGNPRAPHFPIDPLAALRTHFEQVAKELAAFMSPVNDRVDSDALCYQVPGGMLSNFRNQLKEMKMEARFAEVMAEVPVVRAALGWIPLVTPTSQIVGTQAMLNVKFGRWANLAQNTIDVALGRYGRTPGPVDAELRALAAKKSGQEPVTVRPADLLSPRLPALKKELADKGLPVTDDLAVLFAMFPRETEALLKPAPAVAPAPAAAKPAEPVPAAAVTVPTTVRAAAPVAARNGAPNHFLLTVNGQRHDVLVEETAS, from the coding sequence ATGAAACCCGTCCTTTTCAACAACACGGTCCTGCGCGACGGCCACCAGTCGCTGGCGGCCACCCGCATGACCACCGAGCAGATGCTGCCGGCCGCGCCCACGCTCGATGCACTCGGCTTCGGCGCCCTGGAAACCTGGGGCGGGGCGACGATCGACTCCTGCCTGCGTTTCCTGAAGGAAAACCCCTTCACCCGCCTCGACCGCCTCAAGGCTGCGGCACCCAAGACGCCGCAGATGATGCTCCTGCGCGGCCAGAACCTCGTCCAATACACGAGCTTCCCCGACGACGTGGTCGAGGCCTTCGTGCGCTGCACCGCGGCGCACGGGCTCGACGTGTTCCGCATCTTCGACGCGCTCAACGACGCGCGCAACCTCCGCACGCCCATCCGCGCCGTGAAGGCCGCCGGCCGCCACGCCCAGGGCGCGATCTGCTACACGACGAGCCCGGTCCACACGCCGGAGCGCCTCGCGGCCTTCGCCGACGAACTCGTCGAGCTCGGCGTGGATTCGATCTGCATCAAGGACATGGCCGGCCTGATCCCGCCGCGCATCGCCTACGACCTCGTGAAGGCCATCAAGGCCCGGCACGCGCTGCCGGTCGTGCTGCACAGCCACGACACCGCCGGCCTCGCCGGCGCCTCCTACTACGCCGCCATCGAGGCAGGGGTGGACACCGTCGAGACTTCCATCGCCCCCTTCGCCAACGGCACCGGCCAGCCCGACACCGTGCGGATGCTCGCGATGCTGGCCGGAAACCCCCGCGCCCCGCATTTCCCGATTGATCCGCTCGCGGCGCTGCGCACGCACTTCGAGCAGGTGGCGAAGGAACTCGCCGCCTTCATGAGCCCGGTGAACGACCGGGTGGACAGCGACGCGCTCTGCTACCAGGTGCCCGGCGGCATGCTCTCCAATTTCCGGAATCAGCTGAAGGAAATGAAAATGGAGGCACGCTTCGCCGAGGTCATGGCCGAAGTTCCGGTCGTGCGCGCCGCGCTCGGCTGGATTCCGCTGGTCACGCCCACCTCGCAGATCGTCGGCACGCAGGCGATGCTCAACGTGAAGTTCGGCCGCTGGGCCAACCTCGCGCAGAACACCATCGACGTCGCCCTCGGCCGCTACGGCCGCACACCCGGTCCGGTTGATGCCGAACTGCGGGCGCTCGCGGCGAAGAAGTCCGGGCAGGAGCCCGTTACCGTCCGTCCCGCCGATCTGCTGTCACCGCGCCTGCCCGCGTTGAAGAAGGAACTCGCCGACAAGGGCCTGCCCGTCACCGACGACCTCGCCGTGCTTTTTGCGATGTTCCCGCGCGAGACCGAGGCGCTGCTCAAGCCCGCGCCCGCCGTCGCGCCGGCCCCGGCCGCCGCGAAACCGGCTGAGCCTGTCCCGGCTGCCGCCGTCACCGTGCCCACCACGGTCCGCGCCGCCGCCCCCGTGGCCGCGCGCAATGGTGCGCCCAATCACTTCCTGCTCACCGTCAACGGCCAGCGCCACGACGTGCTCGTGGAGGAGACCGCGTCGTGA
- the surE gene encoding 5'/3'-nucleotidase SurE, translating to MKLLVTNDDGINSVFLHELVFALKAAGHELFVVAPLTEQSWTGASKTRNRPVQSVRAEQGFGCPTWTVDGTPSDCVNIAIAHLLPGKVDAVVSGMNVGFNCTLGFVIASGTVAGAWEGALHGLPAMAVSQDVSESTYYYLKEHGGQPDAELSATLKSSAAHAARLAGELLPATAPRSFTVHNLNMPFPCRPDAAVKRTVLSQFFVPGLFSPPDADGRHKLIWTQGEDVSPPEPLTDLKCLESGSISHTVLDYRKLGR from the coding sequence ATGAAGCTCCTGGTCACCAACGACGACGGCATCAACTCAGTCTTCCTGCACGAGCTGGTCTTCGCGCTCAAAGCCGCGGGGCACGAACTGTTTGTGGTGGCGCCGCTCACCGAGCAGAGCTGGACCGGGGCGTCCAAGACCCGCAACCGCCCCGTGCAATCCGTGCGCGCCGAGCAGGGCTTCGGTTGCCCGACCTGGACGGTGGACGGCACGCCCTCGGACTGCGTGAACATCGCGATCGCCCACCTGCTCCCGGGCAAGGTTGATGCCGTGGTCAGCGGCATGAACGTGGGTTTCAACTGCACGCTGGGCTTCGTGATCGCCAGCGGCACCGTCGCCGGCGCCTGGGAAGGCGCGCTGCACGGCCTGCCCGCGATGGCCGTCTCCCAGGACGTGTCGGAGTCCACCTACTATTACCTGAAGGAACACGGCGGCCAGCCCGACGCCGAGCTGAGCGCCACGCTCAAGTCCTCCGCCGCGCACGCCGCCCGTCTCGCCGGCGAGCTGTTGCCCGCCACCGCGCCCCGCAGCTTCACGGTGCACAACCTGAACATGCCTTTCCCCTGCCGGCCCGACGCCGCGGTGAAGCGCACCGTGCTTTCGCAGTTCTTCGTGCCCGGCCTCTTCTCCCCCCCCGACGCCGACGGCCGCCACAAGCTGATCTGGACGCAGGGCGAGGACGTGTCCCCGCCCGAGCCGCTCACCGACCTGAAGTGCCTCGAGTCCGGCAGCATCAGCCACACGGTGCTGGATTACCGGAAGCTCGGGCGGTGA
- the add gene encoding adenosine deaminase — protein sequence MDPRLPFIDLHRHLDGNVRLQTILDLGRQHNIRLPGDTLETLRPHVQVTEVMPDLVTWLAKLNWMIAVLGDYDACRRIARENVEDAHAEGLDYVELRFSPYFMAGPNKLDPVRVVEAVVAGVEEGRARTGLPVKLIGILSRTFGPEACRIELEALLSQRAHLVALDLAGDEKNWPAELFVEHFKRGRDAGWAITVHAGEAGGAPSVWAALEKLGATRIGHGIRAIDDPRLLDHLRERRIGLEVNLTSNVQTNTVPGFADHPMKRFLGHGLLATINTDDPVISGIDLRHEFTVAAPAAGLTPDEIALAQRHALEIAFLTRHERTQLAAREM from the coding sequence ATGGACCCTCGCCTGCCCTTCATCGACCTGCACCGGCACCTGGACGGCAACGTCCGCCTGCAGACCATCCTCGACCTCGGACGCCAGCACAACATCCGCCTGCCCGGCGACACGCTTGAGACGTTGCGCCCACACGTGCAGGTCACGGAGGTCATGCCCGATCTCGTCACCTGGCTGGCCAAGCTCAACTGGATGATCGCCGTGCTCGGCGACTACGACGCCTGCCGCCGGATAGCGCGCGAGAACGTCGAGGACGCCCACGCCGAGGGGCTCGATTACGTCGAGCTGCGCTTCAGCCCGTATTTCATGGCCGGCCCGAACAAGCTCGATCCCGTGCGCGTGGTCGAGGCCGTCGTGGCCGGCGTTGAGGAAGGCCGCGCCCGCACCGGGCTGCCGGTGAAACTCATCGGCATCCTCAGCCGCACCTTCGGTCCCGAGGCCTGCCGCATCGAGCTGGAGGCTTTGCTCTCACAGCGGGCGCATCTGGTGGCGCTCGACCTCGCCGGCGACGAGAAGAACTGGCCGGCGGAGCTCTTCGTGGAGCATTTCAAGCGCGGGCGCGATGCCGGCTGGGCGATCACGGTCCACGCCGGCGAGGCCGGTGGCGCGCCGAGCGTGTGGGCGGCGCTGGAAAAACTCGGCGCGACACGCATCGGCCATGGCATCCGGGCCATCGACGACCCGCGCCTGCTCGACCACCTGCGCGAGCGGCGCATCGGCCTCGAGGTCAACCTCACGAGCAACGTCCAGACCAACACCGTGCCCGGTTTCGCGGATCACCCGATGAAACGCTTCCTCGGCCACGGCCTGCTCGCGACGATCAACACCGACGACCCGGTCATCAGCGGCATCGACCTGCGCCACGAGTTCACCGTCGCCGCGCCCGCCGCCGGCCTCACGCCGGACGAGATCGCGCTGGCGCAGCGGCATGCGCTGGAGATCGCGTTTCTCACGCGCCACGAGCGCACGCAGCTGGCGGCGCGGGAAATGTAG
- a CDS encoding NCS2 family permease yields the protein MKWFSRGDGEGFVVAFVNNLVQLLILAPLCTGVLGFSPGLIYGRILPGVAISFLVGNLFYAWQARLLAKREGRTDVTALPYGISTPGLFAHVFLVMLPAKQLAIAQGLSDPERFAWHAGLVACFLGGLLEFGGSFVAEKVRRHTPVAAMLATLGGVGLGFLGLAFFFQAYAQPVIGIVMLVLVFVVFFGRVKFRGGLPATLVLLAVGTAIAWATGLAPVGGPAVQPLEHVRFYFPWPVVGELWAAFSGGHILAYLSVVIPIGLLGVLASLQNIESAAAAGDRYPATPSLVVSGLGTLAAAAFGSPFPTSIYIGHPAWKKLGARAGYSALNGVFITLVCVTGTMAALTWLIPAEAGIAIILWIGSIIAAQAFEVTEKKYYPAVIVGLFPALAAWVMLVVKTAVGAGGASLDASLLSAAHAAGAYLGGGFALEQGFLYSAMIWSATIVCIIDRAWLRAAGWCALGALLALTGLMHAYALTGRDTVIDLPLLAWATGTLTPGRNLLPAGGAALGYALAALVFLLAKFITVPRAEDEVA from the coding sequence ATGAAGTGGTTTTCGCGTGGCGACGGGGAGGGGTTCGTGGTGGCGTTCGTGAACAACCTGGTGCAGCTGCTCATCCTTGCGCCGCTTTGCACGGGGGTGTTGGGGTTTTCGCCGGGACTGATCTACGGGCGCATTCTGCCGGGCGTCGCGATTTCGTTTCTCGTGGGCAACCTGTTCTATGCCTGGCAGGCGAGGCTGCTGGCAAAACGCGAGGGTCGCACCGACGTGACCGCGCTGCCCTACGGCATCAGCACACCGGGACTGTTTGCACATGTCTTCCTGGTGATGCTCCCTGCGAAACAACTGGCGATTGCGCAGGGCCTGTCCGATCCGGAGCGCTTCGCGTGGCATGCGGGGCTCGTGGCCTGCTTCCTCGGCGGACTGCTGGAATTCGGCGGCTCGTTCGTGGCGGAAAAAGTCCGGCGCCACACGCCGGTCGCGGCGATGCTTGCGACGCTCGGCGGCGTGGGGCTTGGGTTTCTCGGGCTGGCGTTCTTCTTCCAGGCCTACGCGCAACCGGTCATCGGCATCGTGATGCTCGTGCTCGTGTTCGTCGTGTTCTTCGGGCGCGTGAAATTTCGCGGCGGGCTGCCCGCGACGTTGGTGCTGCTGGCCGTGGGCACGGCCATCGCGTGGGCGACGGGACTCGCGCCGGTCGGCGGGCCGGCGGTGCAGCCGCTCGAGCACGTGAGGTTCTATTTTCCGTGGCCGGTGGTGGGCGAGTTGTGGGCGGCCTTTTCCGGCGGGCACATCCTCGCCTATCTGTCGGTGGTGATCCCCATCGGCCTGCTCGGCGTGCTCGCTTCGTTGCAGAACATTGAGTCGGCCGCGGCGGCCGGCGACCGTTACCCGGCGACGCCGAGCCTCGTGGTCAGCGGACTCGGCACACTCGCGGCGGCGGCGTTCGGCTCGCCGTTCCCGACCTCGATCTACATCGGGCACCCGGCGTGGAAGAAACTCGGCGCGCGCGCCGGCTACTCCGCCCTGAACGGCGTGTTCATCACCCTCGTCTGCGTGACGGGCACGATGGCGGCGCTCACCTGGCTCATCCCGGCTGAAGCGGGCATCGCGATCATCCTGTGGATCGGCTCCATCATCGCGGCGCAGGCCTTTGAAGTGACGGAAAAGAAATACTATCCGGCCGTCATCGTCGGCCTGTTCCCCGCGCTGGCGGCGTGGGTGATGCTTGTGGTGAAGACGGCCGTGGGGGCGGGTGGGGCGTCGCTCGACGCCAGTCTCCTGTCGGCCGCCCACGCGGCCGGCGCCTACCTCGGCGGCGGCTTCGCGCTGGAGCAGGGGTTTCTCTATTCGGCCATGATCTGGTCGGCGACCATTGTCTGTATCATTGACCGCGCCTGGCTGCGCGCGGCGGGCTGGTGTGCCTTGGGCGCGCTGCTTGCGCTCACGGGCCTGATGCATGCTTACGCGCTGACCGGACGCGACACCGTGATTGACCTGCCGTTGCTCGCCTGGGCGACCGGCACGCTCACGCCCGGGCGTAACCTCCTGCCCGCCGGCGGCGCCGCGCTGGGCTACGCACTGGCCGCGCTGGTTTTTCTGCTGGCCAAGTTCATCACGGTGCCCCGGGCTGAAGACGAAGTCGCCTGA